Part of the Halopseudomonas maritima genome, GGGAAGAAAGACCGTCGGCAGTCGATTGGCAGACATGATCAATCCTCCAGCAAATGAGTCATCAGATACGCAAGCCCAGGCGTGCATCCAGCGAGAAGCGGTCGCCGCCGCGCAGGAAGATGCCAAAGGTCGTCAGCGCCCACAGCAGCGGGTATTCGACGCCGCCATCAGTCCAGAAGAAGCCGTTGGCCGTGTGCACGGTCAGCGCCACACCGAGCAGAAAGGTGACCGCCAGCGCCGCCGGACGGGTCAGCAGCCCCAGCACCAGCGCCAGGCCACCGAAGAACTCGACCAGCCCCGCCAGCAGCGCAAACAGAATGCCGGGAGACATGCCCAGCGAGCCTTCGAAGAACTGACCGGTGGCTTCCAGGCCGTAACCACCAAACCAGCCAAACAGCTTTTGCGCGCCGTGCGGCATCAGCATCAGGCCTGCGCTGATACGAATCAGCGGATAACCCAGCGGAGCCAGGCGCTCGAAGATGGCCAGGCCAGGCCAGGGGTTACGGTGTTTTGGTTGCTCATGATGTGTCTCCAAAAAGTTGCAGTGAGTTGATGGAGAGCAGACTATTCTGGTTTCCACATCTCGCAAAGACTGCAAAAAAGGAACCCATGGTTAACGAAACGGAAACCCTTGGTGGCTCACTGGAGGACCTGCACGCCTTCTGCGCGGTCATCGAGTTTGGCACCCTGTCTGCCGCCGCCCGTGAACGCGGCGAGACCAAGGGCAGCATCAGCCGCCGATTGTCTCGGCTGGAGCAACGTCTGGGCGTGGCGTTGCTGGCTCGCACACCCCGCTCGGTCAGCGTTACGGAAGAGGGCACCGCGTTCTACCTCAAGGCCCGTGACGCCCTCGCCCTGCTTGCCGATGCCAGCGCCAGCGCACGGGCGGCTCAGGATGTACCGGCCGGGCACCTGCGCCTGACTGCGCCGCTGGACCTTGGGGTCGGCGTACTGCCGCCGCTGCTGACCCGGTTTCGCGCGCTGTACCCGCAGATCGACATCGAGCTGTTGCTGACCGACACCCCGCTGGACCTCAGCGCGCACCGCATTGATCTGGCGCTGCGCGCCACCCCTGGCAACCTGCCG contains:
- a CDS encoding LysR family transcriptional regulator; the protein is MVNETETLGGSLEDLHAFCAVIEFGTLSAAARERGETKGSISRRLSRLEQRLGVALLARTPRSVSVTEEGTAFYLKARDALALLADASASARAAQDVPAGHLRLTAPLDLGVGVLPPLLTRFRALYPQIDIELLLTDTPLDLSAHRIDLALRATPGNLPDMSYRASALAHFRIQLYAAPQLAIPEQPQELSNYPVLACREQAGATTLELEDERGRQTTLTIKPVMRTNDFASALQLLRHGAGIGPLPDLIARESLARGELVTVLPQWQIARGTLYAISLGGAQAPARVRLFREFLRQQLGPDSHTG
- a CDS encoding DoxX family protein, encoding MAIFERLAPLGYPLIRISAGLMLMPHGAQKLFGWFGGYGLEATGQFFEGSLGMSPGILFALLAGLVEFFGGLALVLGLLTRPAALAVTFLLGVALTVHTANGFFWTDGGVEYPLLWALTTFGIFLRGGDRFSLDARLGLRI